The Setaria viridis chromosome 2, Setaria_viridis_v4.0, whole genome shotgun sequence DNA window GTTACTCTCTCTCCATCCCCTCCTGAAACAAGAATGACCAATCTACTTTTATCATCTGACACAACTGTCCTCACTTCTTTGCAAGGCTTCCAAGCTTTGGCCTCTGCTCCTTCTCTCCTGCTCTCCTCCTTCCCTTCAGTACCGCATCAGTGGCACCGGCATCCTTACGTGTAGCAGGCACAGCACCGGTGGCAGCTCTGCTCCTCCCTTTTGGTGCTGCTGTAGCCTGCACATTGTCCGTCGTTGCAGCGGGTGGGCATGATAGTCTCCTGGTGGTGCCATCATTAACCTTCTTATCCTTTGCACCAACTGAAGAATTGTTCGAGCGAGATTTCGTAGCGGGTGCTGTAACGTCCTTCGATGCCTTGTCCGGTCTGGCCACATTCTTGACTGCATTTGATGGTTGAGGTTTGTTGCCTGAAGCTTTCTTGGATGCCTTGGTGGCTGTAGTGGTAGTTGTTGGAGCTGAAGGAATTGAATTGTGCTGCCTATTCGTCAGAGGTGTATAGCTGGACCTCTTATCTATTCTGTAAGCTGAATCCTGCTCTTTAGATGGAGCAGCAGCTCCCCTGTTGAGGCttttctttgatgatgaagagctGGGCCTTGCTGTTGGAGTTACAGACTTAGTGGAGCTGGAGGTAGGCGATCCAGACGTTGTTGATGCACTTGTAGCGTCAGGCTTGCTTGAGAACTGTACAAGTTTCACAATATCGCATTAAGATCAAGGAAAAAAGAGCCgaaacttttcttttctttttttttaagaatttgtACTGCAAATATCAAATATTTCCCCTTTGGCTTGGATAAGCTTCTCAAAAGATTAGATGATTAATTAGTGGAATGTTTTGGATTCCTGATCGAATGTTTCAGCTTGGTTACAGTTGTTGAAGTGTTGAACTAGTTCATCATTTATATGTAAAGCTGTAAAGGGAGAGGTACAAGTGCAACATTCATCATACCCTTGAAGTTCTGACTGGCTGTAGCGTAGGCAGTTCCTTCTGAAAAACCATCTGGGAGGAGTTGGCTTCCATCTCAAGGGAGGGAAATAGTGGTGTTGCTGGAGGAGTCTTGAGCCTGAAATTAATAGCTATGTTTGACAACAAAACTGAAACAATGGGTGCATTTGGATATTATTAAAATTAGGGATATCAATGTGCTCACCAATCGTAATCATGCTTTTCACTATCTGGCAGGAGGTAATCCCTCTTTCCTGAAGGAAGCTTAAACATGCGACTATCTCCTATATCCAGTCAAAGAAGCAACACACCCTCATCACATGATCTGTTCTGGAAAGCTAATTAATTGCACATTTTCTTGATGTTTTTTAagaatgctccaaaacacacaatcaaaattattttttagtaAATGAAATGATCATGTGTAAACATCTTCTGATTAGCTTTAACCTCTAAGTGATAATACAGGGAGAAAAAAATGCCTGTCACGTAGTACCAGCATGAACAGGTGAGTCTGTGAATGATTAGAAAAGGTAAACCCTCACCTTGTACAGCTTCAAACTCCACTGAGAACATTGGTTCAAGGAGGTTCATATCCGTCTCTTTCTCATGCTTGTACAGGTCCCCAAACAGAACCAAGCTCTCATCTTCATCTCTCCGAACTGGGATTGCAGACGCGCCCTTTGCCATGCCAGTGAACCTCTTCACGCGATCCATCTTCAGGGTCACAGGTCGTTAATCACAATGCCTGAACAGCAATCCCCAAAGGCTTTGGGACGCTGGGAGAGTAGGAGCATATATCACCATCTTGGAATGAGGCTGCCGGAATACTCTAAGTACCAAAATCGTGCCGGCAATGCTGAAACCATCCTTGGAGCTCCACACGATGTGAACAAATGTAAGAGATGTGTTGGTGAAAGGGACAGGCATATGCGACCGGATGGACATATTGTCAGAGTCGATGATTCATTCGGTGCGATGTTCCTTTCTCCTTGGCCTCCATATGGCACAAAATCGTTTTCTTCAGTTTTGGCCTTTGCCTGCAGGTCATCCATCTCAAACTGCTTCCATATGGCGTTTTGGTAGAGGGCATGTTGCGTCAGATCAGAAATCAGAACCATGGCATGAATTGAGCAGGAGCTAGAAGCCTGGAAGGCTCTTCACCTCTGATTATCTTCTCGCCTTGACGCCTTCCCTTCTAGGTCCGGGTTGACCTTCAGCTCTGAGCCGAGGTGGTCGTAGAGCTTCTCCCGCTCCACTCGCGTCTTCATCTCGATCGGTGGCTAACAGTTGTCGACGGCGCCGAAGACGAGCTGTTACAGGCCTGCAAATGCATCTCCCAGAACACATATTTGACCTTCCCCATTGCCTCCTCCATGAATGGCGCCGTCGATGTCCCGGATTGCGCGTGCGCCTGCTCTTCAGCCCTACAAAGCCGTCAGGAAGCCGGACGCCCAGATGCCactgcgccgcctccgcccagaCGCGCCCAGGAACCTAGGTCTTCCTTCTCCCACGTTCACCGGCAGCGTACCGGaaggccgcgcggcggcggccatgctgAAGGGTCACGGCCGTCGGTCGGGTCAACCGTCGCTGGCCAGAGTTGACTCCAGGACATTCTTTCATAATGACCCCTACATGGTAAATTTCTCTTCATTTACATccctgatttggatcgcgatccaattctgggttggatcgcgattatACGGTCCGCATACGCAGCTAGTACCGAGGCAGCCGAAAGATTTTATGAAAAGGGGCTTCAAACACGTTTTCCATTATTTTCACCCCCTTCCccgatttggatcgcgattaataatcgcgatccaaacttGGGCCCGTCTTGACCGTCCGATCAAGCTCCTGCGGCCAAGATCTGAGAAGTCAAAAGAAGTCGCCGAGGGAATTTTACGTGATACCCCTTTACTTCTGTACCCTTAACAAGCAACGGCCCTGATTCTGGAGGCGGCCGatcgccagcggcggcggaagctCGAGGTTG harbors:
- the LOC117842278 gene encoding uncharacterized protein → MSIRSHMPVPFTNTSLTFVHIVWSSKDGFSIAGTILVLRVFRQPHSKMMDRVKRFTGMAKGASAIPVRRDEDESLVLFGDLYKHEKETDMNLLEPMFSVEFEAVQGDSRMFKLPSGKRDYLLPDSEKHDYDWLKTPPATPLFPSLEMEANSSQMVFQKELPTLQPVRTSRFSSKPDATSASTTSGSPTSSSTKSVTPTARPSSSSSKKSLNRGAAAPSKEQDSAYRIDKRSSYTPLTNRQHNSIPSAPTTTTTATKASKKASGNKPQPSNAVKNVARPDKASKDVTAPATKSRSNNSSVGAKDKKVNDGTTRRLSCPPAATTDNVQATAAPKGRSRAATGAVPATRKDAGATDAVLKGRRRAGEKEQRPKLGSLAKK